The following proteins are co-located in the Polystyrenella longa genome:
- a CDS encoding ABC transporter permease, giving the protein MFYIVMAGIGLMYIGFLISMLAGDIGYLARSDEANQLMQNWPDWLKPIGRPLVSMARLLEQPEIQYSVKLTLISCLMSSILSVLVAIPIGYLFSRYNFYGKTILEAILYVPIVLPPLVLGISLLVLFQFQPFKQFAPYFVFQIPGVVLAQFMVAAAFSIQMMRATFDQINPRLEQVALTLGCNERQAFSRVCLPQAWHGILTAGTLAWARALGEFGPLLVFAGTTRNKTEVMSVSVFLELSLGRLNDAVAVSLMMVFLAVGVLVLTRIFGLRNPAI; this is encoded by the coding sequence GTGTTTTATATCGTGATGGCTGGTATTGGCCTGATGTATATCGGTTTCCTGATCAGCATGCTTGCTGGGGATATCGGCTATCTGGCTCGGAGCGATGAAGCAAATCAACTTATGCAGAATTGGCCCGACTGGCTCAAACCAATTGGCCGTCCCCTGGTCTCCATGGCCAGGTTGCTGGAACAACCAGAGATTCAGTATTCGGTCAAGTTAACGTTGATATCCTGCCTGATGAGTTCGATTCTATCCGTCCTTGTAGCGATTCCCATTGGGTATCTGTTTTCCCGCTACAACTTCTATGGCAAGACTATTCTCGAAGCGATCCTGTATGTCCCCATCGTCCTGCCACCACTGGTATTGGGGATCAGTCTGCTCGTACTGTTTCAGTTCCAACCCTTTAAGCAGTTCGCCCCTTATTTCGTTTTTCAGATTCCCGGGGTGGTTCTCGCCCAGTTTATGGTCGCAGCAGCATTCTCCATCCAGATGATGCGGGCGACTTTCGATCAGATTAACCCCCGGTTGGAACAGGTTGCTCTCACCCTCGGTTGCAATGAACGGCAGGCATTCAGCCGTGTCTGTCTGCCTCAAGCATGGCACGGCATTCTGACAGCGGGGACTCTCGCTTGGGCTCGCGCACTAGGAGAGTTTGGACCGCTACTTGTCTTCGCAGGGACCACTCGAAATAAAACAGAAGTGATGTCCGTCAGCGTCTTCCTGGAACTCAGTCTGGGTCGATTAAACGACGCCGTCGCCGTCTCTCTGATGATGGTCTTCCTGGCCGTCGGCGTCCTTGTCCTGACAAGAATATTCGGTCTGCGAAATCCTGCGATATGA